A region from the Salminus brasiliensis chromosome 22, fSalBra1.hap2, whole genome shotgun sequence genome encodes:
- the neurod2 gene encoding neurogenic differentiation factor 2 isoform X2 has protein sequence MLTRLFNEPSLLADARKFPGWVDDSGSEDSKTNDKDEQDPCRLGLDEDLDEENDDKGIGVGLGRSAIGDDDDDDDDDDEGMNDDEEDGGADRPKKRGPKKRKMTPARMERSKLRRQKANARERTRMHDLNSALDNLRKVVPCYSKTQKLSKIETLRLAKNYIWALSEILRNGKRPDVVSYVQTLCKGLSQPTTNLVAGCLQLSARNFLTEPGGQDGVRAFHAEAPFQYPYQCGRLGTQGPTLPTTPCSAAHALRGHSYCPPYDYAASPDYASPEYEGTPHSPTLCVNGNFAFRQEPAAVSPDAERPFHHHHHHHHYSMHYQRTPVPYGGASGARGGASENAPPFHDVHGPPYEELNSFFHN, from the coding sequence ATGCTGACGCGACTGTTCAACGAGCCATCGCTGCTGGCGGACGCACGCAAGTTCCCTGGTTGGGTGGACGACAGCGGTAGCGAGGACTCTAAGACCAACGACAAGGACGAGCAGGACCCCTGCCGCCTGGGCCTGGACGAGGACCTGGATGAAGAGAATGACGACAAGGGCATTGGTGTCGGACTTGGGAGGTCAGCAATTGGTGACGATGACGACGATGACGATGACGACGACGAAGGCATGAACGACGATGAGGAGGACGGAGGTGCAGATCGGCCTAAGAAGCGTGGCCCCAAAAAGCGCAAGATGACTCCAGCACGCATGGAACGTTCCAAGCTCCGACGGCAGAAGGCAAATGCACGGGAGCGGACTCGCATGCATGACCTGAACTCTGCACTGGACAACCTGCGCAAGGTCGTCCCATGCTACTCCAAGACCCAAAAGCTGTCCAAGATAGAGACCCTGCGCCTGGCCAAGAACTACATCTGGGCACTGTCTGAGATCCTGCGCAATGGCAAGCGGCCCGACGTGGTCTCTTACGTCCAGACGTTGTGCAAGGGTCTGTCACAGCCCACCACCAACCTGGTGGCAGGCTGCCTGCAACTAAGCGCCCGCAACTTCCTGACTGAGCCAGGTGGCCAGGACGGCGTTCGCGCCTTTCATGCAGAGGCGCCCTTCCAGTATCCATACCAGTGCGGCCGACTGGGTACCCAAGGTCCAACCTTGCCGACGACCCCATGCTCAGCTGCCCACGCCCTTCGGGGCCACTCCTACTGCCCACCGTATGACTATGCTGCCTCACCAGACTATGCCAGCCCCGAATATGAAGGCACCCCCCACAGCCCGACGCTCTGCGTCAACGGAAACTTTGCCTTTCGTCAGGAACCCGCTGCTGTTTCACCGGATGCAGAGCGGCCcttccatcaccatcaccaccatcatcactacTCTATGCACTACCAGCGCACTCCAGTCCCATACGGAGGCGCTTCGGGAGCGCGTGGTGGCGCTTCTGAAAACGCCCCACCTTTTCACGATGTGCACGGGCCACCTTATGAGGAGCTGAACTCATTTTTTCACAATTGA
- the neurod2 gene encoding neurogenic differentiation factor 2 isoform X1 encodes MAWHQSGYVTLPASHATPSLRAAGEGVALTSDHTLAHANHTHTHTPTLTHTHTDRPSPPLLPERPIGLSVPEDDVDGGTFSQASALPTSAGSAMLTRLFNEPSLLADARKFPGWVDDSGSEDSKTNDKDEQDPCRLGLDEDLDEENDDKGIGVGLGRSAIGDDDDDDDDDDEGMNDDEEDGGADRPKKRGPKKRKMTPARMERSKLRRQKANARERTRMHDLNSALDNLRKVVPCYSKTQKLSKIETLRLAKNYIWALSEILRNGKRPDVVSYVQTLCKGLSQPTTNLVAGCLQLSARNFLTEPGGQDGVRAFHAEAPFQYPYQCGRLGTQGPTLPTTPCSAAHALRGHSYCPPYDYAASPDYASPEYEGTPHSPTLCVNGNFAFRQEPAAVSPDAERPFHHHHHHHHYSMHYQRTPVPYGGASGARGGASENAPPFHDVHGPPYEELNSFFHN; translated from the exons ATGGCCTGGCATCAGAGCGGGTATGTAACCCTGCCTGCCAGCCATGCCACACCGTCTCTACGCGCGGCCGGGGAAGGAGTAGCGCTCACGTCGgatcacacactcgcacacgcaaaccacacacacacacacacaccaacactcacgcacacacacaccgacagaCCCTCGCCTCCACTCTTGCCGGAACGTCCTATTGGGCTCTCGGTCCCTGAAGATGATGTAGACGGAGGTACCTTCAGCCAAGCAAGCGCGCTACCAACAAG TGCTGGCAGCGCCATGCTGACGCGACTGTTCAACGAGCCATCGCTGCTGGCGGACGCACGCAAGTTCCCTGGTTGGGTGGACGACAGCGGTAGCGAGGACTCTAAGACCAACGACAAGGACGAGCAGGACCCCTGCCGCCTGGGCCTGGACGAGGACCTGGATGAAGAGAATGACGACAAGGGCATTGGTGTCGGACTTGGGAGGTCAGCAATTGGTGACGATGACGACGATGACGATGACGACGACGAAGGCATGAACGACGATGAGGAGGACGGAGGTGCAGATCGGCCTAAGAAGCGTGGCCCCAAAAAGCGCAAGATGACTCCAGCACGCATGGAACGTTCCAAGCTCCGACGGCAGAAGGCAAATGCACGGGAGCGGACTCGCATGCATGACCTGAACTCTGCACTGGACAACCTGCGCAAGGTCGTCCCATGCTACTCCAAGACCCAAAAGCTGTCCAAGATAGAGACCCTGCGCCTGGCCAAGAACTACATCTGGGCACTGTCTGAGATCCTGCGCAATGGCAAGCGGCCCGACGTGGTCTCTTACGTCCAGACGTTGTGCAAGGGTCTGTCACAGCCCACCACCAACCTGGTGGCAGGCTGCCTGCAACTAAGCGCCCGCAACTTCCTGACTGAGCCAGGTGGCCAGGACGGCGTTCGCGCCTTTCATGCAGAGGCGCCCTTCCAGTATCCATACCAGTGCGGCCGACTGGGTACCCAAGGTCCAACCTTGCCGACGACCCCATGCTCAGCTGCCCACGCCCTTCGGGGCCACTCCTACTGCCCACCGTATGACTATGCTGCCTCACCAGACTATGCCAGCCCCGAATATGAAGGCACCCCCCACAGCCCGACGCTCTGCGTCAACGGAAACTTTGCCTTTCGTCAGGAACCCGCTGCTGTTTCACCGGATGCAGAGCGGCCcttccatcaccatcaccaccatcatcactacTCTATGCACTACCAGCGCACTCCAGTCCCATACGGAGGCGCTTCGGGAGCGCGTGGTGGCGCTTCTGAAAACGCCCCACCTTTTCACGATGTGCACGGGCCACCTTATGAGGAGCTGAACTCATTTTTTCACAATTGA